Part of the Thermodesulforhabdaceae bacterium genome is shown below.
GTGCCAGACCGTCCTGGACACGACCGGCGATATGGGCTTGATACATCGAAAATTGAAAGGGTTCTTGGCTGGCGTCCTGAAGAATCTTTTGAATCCGGGATCAGGAAGACCGTTATGTGGTATCTGGATAATCTCGAATGGTGCGAAAAGGTCACAAAGGGAAAGTATGATAGGCGTAGGTTGGGCTTGATCTCGGTATAATAAAATAAGAATATTTAAAAAAGGATGAGCAAAGTGATCAGTTTGAAACCCATAGGTTATGCAAAAGTTGCTGTGGATAAAGTGCCAAGACACTGGACGGTTTCTGAAGTGGAAGGGGAGTTAGTTATAGATCCTATCTACACAAAGGGACTTGAAGACATCAAACCAGGGGATCGTATAGTTGTTTTGTTTCACTTTCATAAATCGTCCCCCTTTGATCCCGCTCAACACCTCAAACAGAAACCTCCTCATAGAGGCGAATGGCTGGGGGTGTTCAGCATATGTTCGCCCATACGGCCAAATCCCATTGGACTCTCTGTTTTGGATGTTATAAGCGTTAATGGCAATGTTATTAGAGCAAAGCGCTTTGATATGCTAGATGGAACACCAATTCTCGATATCAAGCCATACATCGCTTATGAAATTGAGCCTGAGGAAAAAAGATCTCACGGAGGGTGAGAGCGGGATGAACGTCGATGATCAAGAAAAAACGATTTGTTTTTGCTTTAATCATAAGGTTAAAGACATAATAAATGATGTGTTGATTAATCAGGGGCAGTCTAAAATCTTGGAACAGATTATGGCATCTAAAAAAGCAGGAGGATGTAAGTGTCATGATATTCATCCTCAAAAGCGTTGATGTCTCGGGGATGTCCATCGGCTGGTGGAAAAAACAAGGGAATTTTTGAAAGAACGAGGAGTGAAGTAATGGTCAGATGCAAATTAATGGTATGTTTAATAGCCGGGGTATTCATTTGGGTTGGATCGGCTTTAGCCGAAGACCCCCAAACCAAGGAAACCAATACAGCTGCTCCTCAGACTCAGCAAGCAACAGAATCTAAAGAAGGTACTACACAGCAGATGGAGACTCAGTCTAACTCATCACAGCTATCTACACCGCAAGATGCTCCTGGTGAAAAAGAATTGAAAGAAAAACACAAAATGCGACTTCAA
Proteins encoded:
- a CDS encoding SAM-dependent methyltransferase → MISLKPIGYAKVAVDKVPRHWTVSEVEGELVIDPIYTKGLEDIKPGDRIVVLFHFHKSSPFDPAQHLKQKPPHRGEWLGVFSICSPIRPNPIGLSVLDVISVNGNVIRAKRFDMLDGTPILDIKPYIAYEIEPEEKRSHGG